Sequence from the Deltaproteobacteria bacterium genome:
GCCGGGGATGTGGCAGATGTGTCGGACTTTAAATGCCTTGAAGTGTAGATGTCACCGGTACGTGCACGCATGGTCCTTACTGTTCGGGTGGCGACGTTGATACCTGTGACGTACCAATTCTCGTTATATTCCACGTAAAATTTATCATCGGTACGTTCGTTAGACTTGCCGTTAGCGTCGGTTTGGCTAGCACCATTGTTACTCGAAGAATCGTAGTATCGACCAAGGTCTAATGCGCTTGAGGCCACCTTTATGCTGCCTGCAATGGCGCCAGACGTCAGGTTATTCTTAGTTACTGTGCAGACGGCTTTAGTGACGTTCCCCTAATTTTGTCGACACTGAGTTAAGCGCCTATGGTTTGACGTTCATACTCGTCAGGGCTTAAATTGCCAAGCGACGAGTGCAAGCGTTCACGATTGTACCAGCCCTCGATCAATT
This genomic interval carries:
- a CDS encoding transposase, translated to MIEGWYNRERLHSSLGNLSPDEYERQTIGA